A single Triticum dicoccoides isolate Atlit2015 ecotype Zavitan chromosome 2A, WEW_v2.0, whole genome shotgun sequence DNA region contains:
- the LOC119358449 gene encoding glutathione S-transferase U19-like, translating to MEKAMDAGRQSEVTCVDFWANEFGMRVRIALRELGVAFEYVEEDLRVRERSELVRRMNPVHRSIPILIHHGLPVCGSVNIIEYIDEVWGEARLLPGNPVDRADARFWADFVDHKVFGAQVRFLESKGEEKDELVEQLKRLEEVLGDKGFFSGDDFGFLDIVTIPFSSMFHGYEQLGRFDLDVECPKLTQWAKRCKQRESVLTCFELVSVMKINYDKTGVGVTMNPGINAGGHLPEADLGAGDDDDAACKKHIGVVSESPVSTLEAAYLASPFIV from the exons ATGGAGAAAGCCATGGACGCAGGGCGGCAGAGCGAGGTGACGTGCGTGGACTTCTGGGCCAACGAGTTCGGCATGCGGGTGCGGATCGCGCTGCGTGAGCTAGGCGTGGCGTTCGAGTACGTCGAGGAGGACCTCCGCGTCCGCGAGAGGAGCGAACTGGTGCGGCGCATGAACCCCGTCCACCGCTCGATCCCCATCCTCATCCACCATGGCCTTCCGGTCTGCGGCTCCGTCAACATCATCGAGTACATCGACGAGGTCTGGGGTGAGGCCCGTTTGCTCCCCGGCAACCCAGTCGACAGGGCTGACGCTAGGTTCTGGGCTGACTTCGTTGACCACAAG GTGTTCGGCGCCCAAGTAAGGTTTCTCGAGAGCAAGGGCGAGGAGAAAGATGAGTTGGTCGAGCAACTCAAACGCCTAGAGGAGGTGCTCGGGGACAAGGGCTTCTTTTCTGGCGACGACTTCGGATTCTTAGACATCGTTACTATCCCATTTTCAAGCATGTTTCATGGGTACGAGCAGCTTGGACGGTTTGACCTTGACGTGGAGTGCCCCAAGCTCACGCAGTGGGCAAAGAGGTGCAAGCAAAGGGAGAGT GTCCTCACCTGCTTTGAGCTAGTGTCCGTGATGAAGATTAACTATGACAAAA CTGGAGTGGGGGTAACCATGAACCCTGGCATTAATGCTGGAGGTCATCTCCCGGAAGCTGACCTTGgagctggtgacgatgatgatgcagcATGCAAGAAGCACATTGGAGTGGTATCTGAGAGCCCTGTCTCAACCCTTGAAGCTGCATATTTGGCGTCgccattcatagtttga